Proteins encoded within one genomic window of Kibdelosporangium phytohabitans:
- a CDS encoding S1 family peptidase: MSTSTWFSALKKPAIAIAGAATVIGLASPAAAAQPPGDGEVGTQVVGGTRAAQGEFPWMVRLSMGCGGALYTPQIVLTAAHCVSRTGANTSITATLGVVDLQSSSAIKVKSTYVHRSPTYGTATGGDWALVKLASPVTTVPTLKIATTKEYDTGTFDIAGWGDTSEGSQQGSRYLLKAKVPFVSDTTCKAIGGYYRSLIPSAEICAGDLANGGTDTCQGDSGGPMFRKDNTGEWIEVGIVSHGNGCARANAPGVYTEVSTFAKDIAAAAAKI; encoded by the coding sequence TTGAGCACCAGCACGTGGTTCAGCGCGCTCAAAAAACCCGCGATCGCCATCGCCGGCGCGGCGACCGTGATCGGTCTCGCATCCCCGGCGGCAGCCGCACAGCCGCCCGGCGACGGCGAGGTCGGCACCCAGGTCGTCGGCGGCACGCGAGCAGCCCAAGGCGAGTTCCCCTGGATGGTCCGGTTGTCGATGGGCTGCGGCGGCGCCCTGTACACGCCGCAGATCGTCCTGACCGCGGCGCACTGCGTCTCGCGGACCGGCGCCAACACCAGCATCACCGCCACGCTCGGCGTGGTGGACCTGCAGAGCTCCAGCGCGATCAAGGTCAAGTCGACCTACGTCCACCGGTCACCGACCTACGGCACGGCCACCGGCGGCGACTGGGCACTGGTCAAGCTGGCCAGCCCGGTCACCACCGTGCCGACGCTGAAGATCGCCACCACCAAGGAGTACGACACCGGCACGTTCGACATCGCCGGCTGGGGCGACACCAGCGAAGGTTCCCAGCAGGGCAGCCGATACCTGCTCAAGGCGAAGGTGCCGTTCGTGTCCGACACCACGTGCAAGGCGATCGGCGGCTACTACCGCAGCCTGATCCCGTCAGCCGAGATCTGCGCGGGTGACCTCGCCAACGGCGGCACCGACACCTGCCAGGGCGACTCCGGCGGCCCGATGTTCCGCAAGGACAACACAGGCGAGTGGATCGAGGTCGGCATCGTCAGCCACGGCAACGGTTGCG
- a CDS encoding TetR/AcrR family transcriptional regulator: protein MARTVGSTAVRTRQRVLGAALDLFARDGYAGTSLRDIAERLEMTKAALYYHFPSKDQLLLALVTPLIDELRGWERDAQGGRAPIRLLLRRLVDAFDDNRPILRGILFDPTARRALRDTHSVPEILQNAERLLARSDDPRDLLLARCALGTIRGAVITVEDVDSLTMSRPPRGTDLAPRLSDSERDAVTDAAMAALHSGS, encoded by the coding sequence ATGGCGCGAACTGTGGGCAGTACGGCGGTCAGGACCAGGCAACGCGTGCTGGGAGCGGCGCTGGATCTGTTCGCGCGGGACGGGTACGCGGGCACATCGCTGCGTGACATCGCCGAGCGGCTCGAGATGACCAAAGCCGCGCTCTACTACCATTTCCCGTCCAAGGACCAGCTGCTGCTCGCGCTCGTCACCCCGCTCATCGACGAGCTGCGCGGCTGGGAACGGGACGCCCAGGGCGGGCGTGCCCCGATCCGGCTGCTGCTTCGCCGTCTAGTGGACGCCTTCGACGACAACCGCCCGATCCTGCGCGGCATCCTGTTCGACCCGACAGCCCGGCGCGCCTTGCGCGACACCCATTCCGTGCCCGAGATCCTGCAGAACGCCGAACGGCTGCTGGCCCGCTCCGACGATCCACGCGATCTGCTGCTGGCCCGGTGCGCCCTCGGCACCATCCGGGGCGCTGTGATCACGGTCGAGGACGTCGACTCGTTGACCATGAGCCGCCCGCCGCGCGGTACGGACCTGGCGCCGCGGTTGTCGGACTCAGAGCGGGACGCCGTCACCGACGCCGCGATGGCCGCTTTGCACAGCGGTTCATAG
- a CDS encoding class I SAM-dependent methyltransferase → MTEQDSATPRFDLSTIDFDAVYSGDGPMMGDITFERPPWDIDGPQPVVVACEQAGKFTGEVLDIGSGAGGNAIALAQRGYSVTGVDGSAPAVRLASDRAAQRGVNVRFIVADATRLDGIEQQFDTVLDSALYHCLPPDTRAAYSASIHRVTNPGAQLHIFCFADVEEGAIPMPLTVSKNDLRGNLAPHWDITEIALEQYVTAVPVDIAREEFAKLNPAVDPARITIGSDEQGRALLPVWHLEATRK, encoded by the coding sequence GTGACAGAACAGGACTCGGCCACGCCCCGGTTCGACCTGTCGACCATCGACTTCGACGCTGTCTACAGCGGCGACGGACCCATGATGGGAGACATCACCTTCGAACGCCCGCCGTGGGACATCGACGGCCCGCAACCCGTCGTGGTGGCGTGCGAACAGGCCGGGAAGTTCACAGGCGAAGTGCTCGACATCGGCTCCGGCGCAGGCGGCAACGCGATCGCCCTCGCCCAACGCGGCTACTCGGTGACAGGCGTCGACGGCTCCGCACCCGCCGTGCGACTCGCCTCGGACCGAGCAGCCCAGCGCGGCGTGAACGTGCGGTTCATCGTGGCGGACGCCACCCGCCTCGACGGCATCGAGCAGCAATTCGACACCGTACTCGACAGCGCGCTCTACCACTGCCTGCCCCCGGACACACGAGCCGCCTACAGCGCCAGCATCCACCGCGTCACCAACCCAGGCGCCCAGCTGCACATCTTCTGCTTCGCCGACGTCGAAGAAGGCGCCATCCCCATGCCGCTCACGGTCAGCAAGAACGACCTGCGCGGCAACCTCGCACCACACTGGGACATCACGGAGATCGCCCTCGAGCAGTACGTCACCGCGGTACCCGTGGACATCGCCCGCGAGGAGTTCGCCAAACTGAACCCCGCCGTGGACCCGGCACGGATCACCATCGGCAGCGACGAGCAAGGCCGCGCCCTGCTTCCGGTGTGGCACCTCGAAGCCACCCGCAAGTAG